In Candidatus Manganitrophus noduliformans, the genomic stretch GTGGGCCTTTGCGGTCCGGCGTCATTGACCTCCGTCTTGCACTACTGGCGGGAGGAGATTTCGGTGGAGGAGGTGACGCGCGCCGTCTATCTTCCGGAGTTAAACGGGGCGTTGGGGATCGATCTCACCCATTTCGCGCGGAAGAAGGGGATGCGGGCCGAGAGCTACGCCGGCAGCCTCCCCGATGTCAAGAAACATCTCTCGCAAGGCATTCCCCTGATTGCATTTTTGAATCTGGGGGGACGCGTTTTCCCCGTCGGTCATTTTGTCGTCATTACCGGCCTGGATGAAACGCGGGAAGAGGTGATCGTCCACTCCGGATTAGAAGAGAACAAACCGATTCCGTATCAAACCTTTGTCGCAGCCTGGGAGAAGACGAATTATTGGACGCTTCAAGTCGTTCCCCGAAGCGCAAGTTAACCCCGATGGGACTCGCACGGACGCTGCTTCTCCTTCTCCGGTTTGGGCTCCTTTTCGGGCTCGCCGGCTGCGGCGCCGTTCCCAAAGTCGTCATTCTCAACGACCCGCTCTCCGGTGAAGAGCATCTTCAACTCGGGCTTTCTTATGAAGCGCGGGGGGCGTGGGACCTGGCGATCGTGGAATATCAAGCGGCGCTCGACAAGGGAGGATCCCCCTCGGTGATCCAGGGCTACTTGGGAAACGTTTACTACGCAAAGAAAAATTACGCCGCCGCGGAACAGGCCTATCGAAAGTCGCTCCGTCTCGACCCTCGGAACGCTCCCATTCTCAATAATCTGGCGTCGCTTTATCTGATCGAAGAGAGAGATCTGCTCGAAGCGGAGCGCTGGGTTCAGCAGGCGATCGAGGTCGACCCGGCGCGAAAGCCCTACTATCTCGACACCCTCGCCGCCATTTACCTGGCGCGCGCCGAATACGAACCGGCCCTCGCCGCGGTCCGGGAGGCGAAGGCGTTGTCTCCCTCCGATCCGCTTCTTCTGAAACAGCTGAGCGAACAGCAGAATCATGTGCTAGAATTGCTCGAAGAAAAAAACTCGAACGGCGCGGCCGCTCCGGTGGAATCGAATCCGGACGGCCGGGCCGACGAGGAAGAGGATTGAGCGAGGGAATAAAGATGGATGTTCGAAGACGCGCAGCCGGCGTGGCGGAGATTGATCTCTCGGCGTTGCGCCGCAATCTTCAGCAGGTCAAGAAGCGAATCGGCCGGAGGGAGATCTTAGCGGTCATCAAGGCGAACGCCTATGGCCATGGCGCCGTCCCGATCGCGCAATTTCTGGTGGGAGAGAAACGGTCGATGGAGATCAGCCTGCTCGGGGTCGCTTATTTGGAGGAGGCGATCCAGCTTCGAAAGGCCGGGATCACCCATCCGATATTGTTGATGACCGGCTGCCCGATCGAGCAGATTCCGGAAATCGTCCGATATCAGCTCACCCCTCTTCTCTTCGACGCGGCGTCGCTTGCCGCCCTGAGCCGGTATGCCGCGCGGCGGGGGGAGCGGGTGAACGTCCATGTCAAACTCGATACCGGCATGGGACGCATCGGCCTGCCGGTTTCCGAAGCCCTCCCGTTCATTCAAACGGCGATGGAACAGAAGGGGATTCGGGTGGAAGGAATTCTGACCCACTTTGCCGAGGCCGATCTGAAGGATCTCTCTTTTGCCAAGAAACAGTTTGAGGCGCTGAAGCAAATCTGGACCGCGCTTCAGAAGGCGAAAATGAAAGTCCGCTATTGCCATCTCGCCAACAGCGCTGCTATTATGCACTTCGGCGCGGCGCACTTTAACTTGGTCCGGCCGGGGTTGATGCTCTACGGGTATTCCCCTTTGGAAGAGGAAACGGAGATCCCGCTGAAGCCGATCCTCCAGCTTCGGGCCCGCGTCATCGCAGTGAAAAAAGTTCCCGCGGGGACTTCCATCAGCTACGGGCGCACCTTCTTCACCCGGCGGGAGAGCCTCATCGCCACCGTGTCGATCGGTTATGCAGACGGTTATCCGCGGCTTCTCTCCAACCGCGGGGTAATGATCGCCAAAGGGCAACGGGCGCCGGTGGTGGGCCGGGTCTGCATGGACATGACGATGCTCGATGTCACCGAGGCCCCTTCCCTGAGCGTCGGCGACTGGGTCACAGTGATTGGGGAAGAAGGTGGCGAAGCGGTCTGGGCCGACGAACTCGCCCGCCAGGCCGAGACCATCCCGTATGAGATTCTCTGCGGGATCGGGGAGCGGGTTCCGAGAATATACAAGGAGAGGTGAGGCAAAATATAGGTCGTATAAGACCCATAAGACCGATACTCTTATGCGCTACTTCGAAAAAATAGGGAGCTGGCTTCTTGGCTTTTTGACGGAGGTGGGGGCGATCGCCCTCCTTTTCATCAAGGCGTTCCTTTGGACGTTCCGGCCCCCGCTTCGTTTTCGGAACATCGCCCGGCAGATGGAGGCGGTGGGGGTCGAGTCGATCCCGGTCGTCCTGATCACCGCCACCTTCACCGGGATGGTCCTGGCGCTGCAGAGCTACACCGGTTTCCAGCGGTTTAATGCCGAGGGGCTGGTCGGGACGGTCGTCGCCCTTTCGATGACGCGGGAGCTCGGGCCGGTCCTGACGGGGCTGATCGTGGCGGGGCGCGCGGGGGCGGCGATGGCCGCCGAGCTCGGGACGATGAAGGTGACCGAGCAGATCGACGCCCTGGCGTCGATGGCGGTCGATCCGGTCCAATATCTGATTACGCCGAGATTGCTCGCGGGGATGTTGATGCTTCCGCTCCTGACCGTTTTTTCGGATTTCATCGGCATCATCGGAGGATACCTGATCTCGGTGCAGATGCTAGAGGCGAATCCGGGGATCTATATCCGCCGGACGATTCAGTATCTGGAGCCGAACGATATTTGGGGGGGGCTCTTGAAGGCGATGGTTTTCGGCACCCTCATCGCGACGATCAGCTGCTATAAGGGATTTAATACGCAAGGGGGGGCCGAAGGGGTCGGGCGGGCGACCACCGGGGCCGTCGTCATCGCGGAGATGCTCATTTTGATCTCCGACTATTTCCTGACCGCCTTTCTCTTTTAGAATGATTTAGGAGGGGAAAGGTCATGAAACCGATGATAGAGCTGATCGATGTAAAGAA encodes the following:
- a CDS encoding C39 family peptidase, producing MRSPSPEALRLNVPYFPQQVGLCGPASLTSVLHYWREEISVEEVTRAVYLPELNGALGIDLTHFARKKGMRAESYAGSLPDVKKHLSQGIPLIAFLNLGGRVFPVGHFVVITGLDETREEVIVHSGLEENKPIPYQTFVAAWEKTNYWTLQVVPRSAS
- a CDS encoding tetratricopeptide repeat protein, with the protein product MGLARTLLLLLRFGLLFGLAGCGAVPKVVILNDPLSGEEHLQLGLSYEARGAWDLAIVEYQAALDKGGSPSVIQGYLGNVYYAKKNYAAAEQAYRKSLRLDPRNAPILNNLASLYLIEERDLLEAERWVQQAIEVDPARKPYYLDTLAAIYLARAEYEPALAAVREAKALSPSDPLLLKQLSEQQNHVLELLEEKNSNGAAAPVESNPDGRADEEED
- the alr gene encoding alanine racemase — encoded protein: MSEGIKMDVRRRAAGVAEIDLSALRRNLQQVKKRIGRREILAVIKANAYGHGAVPIAQFLVGEKRSMEISLLGVAYLEEAIQLRKAGITHPILLMTGCPIEQIPEIVRYQLTPLLFDAASLAALSRYAARRGERVNVHVKLDTGMGRIGLPVSEALPFIQTAMEQKGIRVEGILTHFAEADLKDLSFAKKQFEALKQIWTALQKAKMKVRYCHLANSAAIMHFGAAHFNLVRPGLMLYGYSPLEEETEIPLKPILQLRARVIAVKKVPAGTSISYGRTFFTRRESLIATVSIGYADGYPRLLSNRGVMIAKGQRAPVVGRVCMDMTMLDVTEAPSLSVGDWVTVIGEEGGEAVWADELARQAETIPYEILCGIGERVPRIYKER
- a CDS encoding MlaE family ABC transporter permease; its protein translation is MRYFEKIGSWLLGFLTEVGAIALLFIKAFLWTFRPPLRFRNIARQMEAVGVESIPVVLITATFTGMVLALQSYTGFQRFNAEGLVGTVVALSMTRELGPVLTGLIVAGRAGAAMAAELGTMKVTEQIDALASMAVDPVQYLITPRLLAGMLMLPLLTVFSDFIGIIGGYLISVQMLEANPGIYIRRTIQYLEPNDIWGGLLKAMVFGTLIATISCYKGFNTQGGAEGVGRATTGAVVIAEMLILISDYFLTAFLF